A genomic stretch from Pempheris klunzingeri isolate RE-2024b chromosome 23, fPemKlu1.hap1, whole genome shotgun sequence includes:
- the LOC139222950 gene encoding RING finger protein 227 — translation MYSDLECGICYRVYNAGRRCPRELHCKHSFCEGCLLTLSRPPGRDEGRLGADRLIVCPLCRHTTSISGEGAVRSQLMVDECALERLLAAGVLDREEDPEDEDVCDDTERPTPPESPAEESDSFSASGFGRHRGRWRKVWRKICGKRRRENLMTNEDLRSLALMSCYMF, via the exons ATGTATTCAGATCTAGAGTGCGGAATTTGTTACCGGGTCTATAACGCAGGTCGACGCTGTCCCCGGGAGCTCCACTGCAAACACAGCTTCTGTGAGGGCTGCCTGCTGACCCTGTCACGACCCCCGGGACGCGATGAGGGGCGCCTGGGAGCGGACAGATTAATCGTCTGCCCGCTGTGCCGACACACCACATCCATCTCCGGAGAGGGGGCGGTGAGATCCCAGCTGATGGTGGATGAGTGCGCCCTGGAGCGGCTGCTTGCTGCGGGAGTCCTCGACCGAGAGGAGGACCCGGAGGACGAGGACGTCTGTGACGACACCGAGAGGCCGACGCCTCCCGAGAGTCCAGCCGAGGAGAGCGACTCATTCTCGGCCTCAGGATTCGGGAGGCACCGGGGGCGTTGGAGGAAAGTTTGGAGGAAGATTTGcgggaagaggagaagagaaa ACTTGATGACCAACGAGGACCTGAGGAGCTTGGCCTTGATGTCCTGCTACATGTTTTAA